The following DNA comes from Camelina sativa cultivar DH55 chromosome 14, Cs, whole genome shotgun sequence.
CGCGTGAAAGACGCTCCAtaaattttggataaaatttgagaaaacaacacaaaaagtttttgatgcaatgaaaaagattatagaagagctccaacaagaatgcaaattaaaaaataggcaaacaacaatagagtcataatTCACtaaattttcatagatttatatatatatatatagtttatatcattattaatttataatattgatgggactatatttttacttaagatttttaaaaaaatattatcttattattttatcgaattgtgtcattttttacaccggtccAACTCGAGActggaaaaatttattaatttatagcgaatattaatttaaagaatattaatttatagagattctaCTGTATTGTGAAAATGTTTATAAGTCTCAATTTCAAGCTTTCTTTATCAAACTGttgtgaaaatgttaatatagatgcaTTAACATTTACTGCTAAAGAAGGCTTGAAAGCGGTAAAAATATACAGTAGTAGAAGATAGTgagattaattttatttttcctttcaaaattttcttttcttgaatcaaCTAATTAAACTTTTcctctgatttttcttttagttaaaGGTTTGTTCCAGAGAAGTGGGAGAATATTGAAAAAGAATCTGAAGAGTTTTCAAAGATATGTCGAAcgagaagttaaaaaaaaaacgagtcgAAGACTTCATCCAAGGGTTCAATAGCTAGACAGACCAGATCACAATCACGAGTTTCGTCTAATTGGATTCCCTTCGTTTAATTTTAATTGCTACTAGCTAGTGGGctagtataaattataaaagtCAGAGCTTTTTTTACTTATAGAGTACATACTGTTTTAAAAACTTGGACATGAGACGACTATTTTGACAGTCGTAGAATTGTTAAAACTTGGACATGAGACGACTAGCAAGtagtataaaattaatttaagaatGTGAAAAGGATAATTGTTACTTATAAATGCTCTATTTGGTCCgttgtaaagaaaaagaaaagaaatgtatAATCGCTTAATGCCAAGAAAACGAACATTCTAATATcggttattttatttatgttacaTGTGTCTAGAATTCTAGATATGatatttaaaattgataatcCACATTTCACACTAGAACACAAAAGCACTAGCTGGGAGCCTAGGACTAATGATCACACACAAGGctcattttgaaattttgagatcaaagaTAGTATAACAcctgttcttttgttttaattaacaCAAATAGAATTTTAAGGGCAAAAtcgtaattttataataattatacacGTGTCAAGTATTAAACTTACAAcatttaaaagttgaaatattaatcagctttaattaattaaatgaggtattatttttctaataaaaaaagaacatgcattatttgtccaaaataaaattaaatgaggtatttttaagctttcCTACCCCCATCCCCTCCCAAAAGGTTAAATATGTAAGTTTTTAGATAAAGagatgtttgcacaaaaaaaaaacagatagagAGATGTATGAAATATGGTAGGCTGAATTTATGGTTTATTGTTAATGTACTTGTAGATGATTCTGTCAACAAAGTTATTGTAACTTTTGTAAGAACTGTGAGTGGGGCTCGGTAATGAGTACCAAGTACGCAATGGGTTACAAAgagatacaaagaaaaaagcaaaaaaatatagaaaacctGGAAAAGCATAATTATTGTCTCTGTTCTAGCAGCACTACCTTGTCTTTGGCAAGATTCCAAAAACGAAAATTTCacgaaaaaggaaacaaaagctTGCTAGCCACGCCTCTATCTCTCTTTTAAGGTAAGAGAAGATATATGGTAGAGACTCCACAAGAACTTTTGGTTTCTTGGTGTTGTTATCTGCAATAATGTCTCGGCTTCTCTCCAAGCTCTCTCCCCTCGTACGCTCTTGCttgttttttgttcaattttctaatttcttttgctgtattttcttagattttagaTGGTTTACTTTTCTACTTTATTACACTAGATTAGATAAGGATCGGAGGGTTGAGTTATAGATCTAAGCTTAGTTAGAGAAGAAGATGCTTCATTTACTTTGATTGGTCTTAATCTCTGTGTGTTTAGCATGGCAGATTCACAAGAGCAGTAGAATCGTTCGTTCATTTTCATCCTCCACGACCGGCCCATATGTTTCGATTTGCAGCATGATGGAACCCTCACCGGACGGCGGCAACCTCGGACAAGTCATGTTGTTCAACCTAGTAAATTCCGAGTTAGTCAGAACAGACAAAACATATCCCATTGAGCTTTATGACGCGCAGTTGGTGGGAGCTTCCCATAGATGGGGACTTTTCTCCGATAGAAGAGATCGGTCGGTACTTATCAGCGACTTTCTAAACCCTTACGCTTCCAAGTCAAAACCAGAGATCATTCACCTACCTTTTTTTACTTCAATGTACAATGGCCAAACCGAAGTCGTGTGCAACGTGGCCATGTCCTCTTCTCCTCCTGATCAAGACGACCAAGATTGGGTCGTTGGCATCAAGTTCTTGGGTAGACAGCTGAGTCTCTGCAGGCCCCGTCGTGACCTCCGTTGGACTAACATCCTAGCACCTTTTGAGTCATGGGATAGCTCAAAACTTATGTATTCCAAGAAAGACCAAAGGTTCTATTTGCTTGCTCCTGGAGGCAACTACTTATGCTCCTGGGATCTCAACTTCAAGGAAGACAAGAAGCCTAAGTTCCATGAGTTGGTTTTGCACAACCTTCCCAGCATGCCACGTTCCCGACGGAAGCAGTTGGATTCCTACTGCAGGGAGGATCACTGGGTGGAGTCACCTTCGGGCGAAAGTTTCCTTGTCAAATGGTACATCATACAGATATTTTATATAAAGGATCTTCCCTGAATCAAAAAATAAACACGTTTAGGTATTCTCGGCTGCAGGTACTCAGAATACACTCCTGAAGGGTTCAAAGCACCGACTCTAATGGTGTTTAGAGAGGAGTACACACAAGATGGGAGGAAAAACATGGTTTACACAGAGGACATAGGAGATTTGTGCATTTTCATTTCAAAGGGAGAAGATTTCTGCGTCGAGGCGAGCTCTTGTCCTGGACTCCACCGTAACTCCATCTTTTTATATGGACGTTTGTTAGCGACGTTCAATATGAGCAACAGTACCTTCTGGTGCTATGAATATCCCCTAGGTACACCAGCAAAAATTCCCTACTGCCCGTACTGGCTTCCTCCGTTTTCTCCCTAGTGCTCGATCGATCCTTGCTTCATTGCTGTTATTGTCTGTCCTGTTTTACCAATTTGAATTGTCAAGATCATTTGGTATTTTGGAATAATTGttacaaatttgaaatatttgtgTAAGGATATTCCGTGTGTCACGTATTTATCAAGCTTTTGCATCGTAAATTTCATAACAAATTTTTCACAATTCCGGATCCTATATTAGCTTTTGTGTTCCCCttgtttgaataaatttatattcCTTGAATGAACCCCAACCGAGATTActctaataaatttatattcctTGAATGAACCCCAACCGAGATTACTCCACCTTGTCAAGTTTAAAGCATGTATATGGAATCCAGTAGTCCATGACTCATAAACATTTATGTAATCTCTACTCTCTCATTTATCTTTCAAAACTGTATGGCTTAATCGGTACCttttaatttttgcattttcaataaaagaaaaaaagaaagcagaGACATGAAGACTACAATTTAAACCAGAGTGAACCTGGATTCTCTAGTTACACATTTCTACAACTTAATCCTTTTACTGTTATAACAAAAAGATTCATCAGCAGCATGTCAGGATTTGATATTCCAACTGCAACTTACAGATTTAATTTATATGCACGTTATTGCAGCATAGAGAACACCATTTTGACCAAgacagaaaacatatatataatttctatgaTAGGTTGAATACTTCCATAATAATCCTCAtgtgttataaatttataatatgaaaacacacaattatttattatttttgctcTTTCTTAAGCTGATATAGTGTATGACATGGCTTTGTGAAGCGAGAGAGTATTACTAGATACTAGttagcaaaaaacaaaaaatatatNNNNNNNNNNNNNNNNNNNNNNNNNNNNNNNNNNNNNNNNNNNNNNNNNNNNNNNNNNNNNNNNNNNNNNNNNNNNNNNNNNNNNNNNNNNNNNNNNNNNNNNNNNNNNNNNNNNNNNNNNNNNNNNNNNNNNNNNNNNNNNNNNNNNNNNNNNNNNNNNNNNNNNNNNNNNNNNNNNNNNNNNNNNNNNNNNNNNNNNNNNNNNNNNNNNNNNNNNNNNNNNNNNNNNNNNNNNNNNNNNNNNNNNNNNNNNNNNNNNNNNNNNNNNNNNNNNNNNNNNNNNNNNNNNNNNNNNNNNNNNNNNNNNNNNNNNNNNNNNNNNNNNNNNNNNNNNNNNNNNNNNNNNNNNNNNNNNNNNNNNNNNNNNNNNNNNNNNNNNNNNNNNNNNNNNNNNNNNNNNNNNNNNNNNNNNNNNNNNNNNNNNNNNNNNNNNNNNNNNNNNNNNNNNNNNNNNNNNNNNNNNNNNNNNNNNNNNNNNNNNNNNNNNNNNNNNNNNNNNNNNNNNNNNNNNNNNNNNNNNNNNNNNNNNNNNNNNNNNNNNNNNNNNNNNNNNNNNNNNNNNNNNNNNNNNNNNNNNNNNNNNAGCATAGAGAACACCATTTTGACCAAgacagaaaacatatatataatttctatgaTAGGTTGAATACTTCCATAATAATCCTCAtgtgttataaatttataatatgaaaacacacaattatttattatttttgctcTTTCTTAAGCTGATATAGTGTATGACATGGCTTTGTGAAGCGAGAGAGTATTACTAGATACTAGttagcaaaaaacaaaaaatatatactagataCATATAGAGATCAAAGAATTTCCAAAGAGAAAGCTCACATCTCCAAAGCCATAACTCCACATGATTATTTCTTAAAACTCTCTTTCAACTGCAACGCTTCAAATTTTAACTGTTtatattgaattttaatttttcgtgtTGTCAATATAGTACATTTAACGAGTCTCCTAGAGTCCTAATTATACATTACATCGTTATAAAAACATACATACTAATAAGTTTAGACTCAACACTTACTAGAGTCCCCATATGTAAGTTTTTAGATAGAGAGATGTGTGAAATATGGTTGGCTCAGAATTATTAATGTACTTGTAGATGATTCTGTCAACAAAGTTATTGTAACTTTTGTAAGAACTGAGAGTGGGGCTCGGTAATGAGTACCGAGTACGCAATGGGTTACAAAGAGATACAaagaaaaagcaacaaaatttagaaaattgaaaaaaaaaagcattattaTTGTCTCTGTTCTAGTAGCGACTGCCTTGGCTTTGGCAAGATTCCAAAAACGAAAATTACaccagaaaagaaaataaaaagcttgCTATCCAcgcatatatatctcttttaagGTAAGAGAAGATATATGGTAGAGACTCCACAGATACATCAACTTAactttggttttctttcttGGTGTTGTTATCTTCAAATATGTCTCGCCTTCTCTCCAAGCTCTCTCCCCTTGTAAgatcttccttgtttttttgttcaattttctaatttctttcgattgtattttcttagattttagaTGGTTTACTTTTCTACTCTATTACGCTAACGGAGGGTTGAGCTATAGATCTATTCTTTAGAGAATTGAGGATTTACATTTATGTTTGCTTAAACATGGCAGATTCACAAGAGGAGCGTTCGTTCGTTTTCATCTTCCACGACCGGTCCGTATCTGTCTCTTACTGTCAGTGCAGGACCCCCGTCGGAAGGCATCCGCAACGGAGAAGTAGATTTGTACGACCCTGCGAAACAAGAGTTACTCAAGCTTACGGACAAAGCAATTCCAGAAGAAATCGTTACAGCCAAATGGATCGGAGTTTCCAAGGGATAGGGAGTTCACTCTGACCCACAAGACCGTTGTGTACTCCTCACCGACTTTTTGAACCCATGGAATTGCAAACCAAACCCCAAACTCTTGACTCTGCCTCCGCTTAACCCTCTGCTCGCTTGCCAAACTGATGTGATCTGGAACGTGGCAATGTCCTGTTgtcctgatgatgatgaagactgGGTTGTTGGCATCAAGTCATTGGGTGACCAGATCAGTTTCTGTAGGCCCCGTCGTGACTTGCGTTG
Coding sequences within:
- the LOC104741616 gene encoding uncharacterized protein LOC104741616 isoform X1, whose protein sequence is MSRLLSKLSPLIHKSSRIVRSFSSSTTGPYVSICSMMEPSPDGGNLGQVMLFNLVNSELVRTDKTYPIELYDAQLVGASHRWGLFSDRRDRSVLISDFLNPYASKSKPEIIHLPFFTSMYNGQTEVVCNVAMSSSPPDQDDQDWVVGIKFLGRQLSLCRPRRDLRWTNILAPFESWDSSKLMYSKKDQRFYLLAPGGNYLCSWDLNFKEDKKPKFHELVLHNLPSMPRSRRKQLDSYCREDHWVESPSGESFLVKWYSEYTPEGFKAPTLMVFREEYTQDGRKNMVYTEDIGDLCIFISKGEDFCVEASSCPGLHRNSIFLYGRLLATFNMSNSTFWCYEYPLGTPAKIPYCPYWLPPFSP
- the LOC104741616 gene encoding uncharacterized protein LOC104741616 isoform X2, which encodes MMEPSPDGGNLGQVMLFNLVNSELVRTDKTYPIELYDAQLVGASHRWGLFSDRRDRSVLISDFLNPYASKSKPEIIHLPFFTSMYNGQTEVVCNVAMSSSPPDQDDQDWVVGIKFLGRQLSLCRPRRDLRWTNILAPFESWDSSKLMYSKKDQRFYLLAPGGNYLCSWDLNFKEDKKPKFHELVLHNLPSMPRSRRKQLDSYCREDHWVESPSGESFLVKWYSEYTPEGFKAPTLMVFREEYTQDGRKNMVYTEDIGDLCIFISKGEDFCVEASSCPGLHRNSIFLYGRLLATFNMSNSTFWCYEYPLGTPAKIPYCPYWLPPFSP